The sequence CTTCTGAAACAGAGCAGCCAttgccaggaagcagaaaagagGGGTAGTCTGGAAGACGCCTCCATTCTATGCCTGGATAAGGAGCCCGATTTCTTAAATGTTTACTATTTCTTCCCCAAGAGAATCACATCCCTGATCCTTCCGGGTGTCATTAAGGCAGCTGCTCACACATTGTACGAAACCGAAGTGGACGTGTCCTTAATGCCTGCCTGCTACCGGAGTGATTGCACAGAATTTGTCAATCAGCCCTATTTGTTATATTCTGTCCACGTGAAAAGCACCAAACCATCCCTGTCCCCAGGGAAACCCCAGTCCTCCCTAGTGATTCCCACATCGCTCTTCTGTAAGACCTTCCCGTTCCATTTCATGTTCGACAAAGATCTGACCATTCTGCAGCTTGGCAATGGCATTCGAAGACTGATGAACAGGAGGGACTTTCAAGGAAAGCCGAATTTTGAAGAGTACTTTGAAATCCTGACTCCAAAAATCAACCAAACCTTTAGTGGGATCATGACAATGTTGAATCTGCAATTTGTCATACGAGTGAGACGATGGGATAACTCTGTGAAGAAAGCTTCAAGGGTAAGGAAAGCACAGTATCATCTTTCATATAAATGTTATTTCATATTTGAGgactaaaaccaaaaataatgtaAGCATCCTTTCAAATGCTTTGtttgattcactttttttttttttttctgcagagctggggattgaacccagggccttgtgcttgcaaggcaaacactctaccaactgagctacatcctcagcccttccccTTCAAATGCTTTGATTATGCATTTATATCTAGAACAACTCTAAAATAATACTAAGGGTGGAATACTCTTAAAAtcctttctgaatttcatttgctTGCTTACTTGATTCattaattcacaaatatttattgaatataattcaccttttaaaatccTTGGGAGGATTTGTAATTAAATTagataaatgtttatataaaattgATTTCAATTATCAAATAGCTAATTTAGTTTGAATAACAAAAAgtattgtttttttgtggtgctggggattgaacccagggccttatgcatataaggcaagcactctaccaactgagctatttccctagCCCAAAGGTATTATTTCAtaataagcaaagaaaaactaCATATTGTAAGAGGTaactaaatgaatatttatttgtttgtttttcgttGTGTTGAAACCAAAATGTTTTGACTTGTCCATTGGAAATCATGATTTCTATGTACTGGATACAACAATATATTCTTCCAATATCTGCAAGCATTTTAGAACTCATATCAAGTTGGAACTTTAgaaagtactttttcttttgcaaCAGGTTGAAAAACAGTTTGAATGCCTAGGGATTATCACTGTATCTACTTCCTCTCCTTCTATCTCAGAAAAATTTTGCAAACTTGAATAAACCACAGCAGTTGGGTCTCCTTTGCTTTGCAGGTTATGGATctcaaaggccaaatgatctacATTGTTGAATCCAGTGCAATCTTGTTCTTGGGGTCACCCTGTGTGGACAGATTAGAAGATTTTACAGGAAGAGGGCTCTACCTGTCAGACATCCCGATTCACAATGCACTGAGGGATGTAGTCTTGATAGGGGAACAAGCTCGGGCTCAAGATGGCCTGAAGAAGAGGATGGGGAAGCTGAAGGCCACCCTTGAGCAAGCTCACCAAGccctggaggaagagaagaaaaagacagtAGACCTTCTGTGCTCTATATTCCCCTGTGAGGTGGCTCAACAGCTGTGGCAAGGGCAGGTGGTGCAAGCCAAGAAGTTCAGTAATGTCACCATGCTTTTCTCAGACATCGTTGGGTTCACTGCCATCTGCTCCCAGTGCTCGCCACTGCAGGTCATCACCATGCTCAATGCCCTCTACACTCGTTTTGACCAACAGTGTGGAGAGCTGGATGTGTACAAGGTAGGGTTGAGGCAGGGCAATGGCCATTTTACAGGCAAAAGTCACTGCGGAAAAAGTAC comes from Sciurus carolinensis chromosome 10, mSciCar1.2, whole genome shotgun sequence and encodes:
- the Gucy1a1 gene encoding guanylate cyclase soluble subunit alpha-1; this translates as MFCTKLKDLKITGECPFSLLAPGQVPKDPAEEVAGGAESCKAALPICQDIPEKNVQGGLPQRKTSRSRVYLHTLAESICKLIFPEFERLNLALQRTLAKHKIKENRKFLEREDFEKIIADQAIAAGVPVESIKESLGEELFHICYEEDEHILGVVGGTLKDFLNSFSTLLKQSSHCQEAEKRGSLEDASILCLDKEPDFLNVYYFFPKRITSLILPGVIKAAAHTLYETEVDVSLMPACYRSDCTEFVNQPYLLYSVHVKSTKPSLSPGKPQSSLVIPTSLFCKTFPFHFMFDKDLTILQLGNGIRRLMNRRDFQGKPNFEEYFEILTPKINQTFSGIMTMLNLQFVIRVRRWDNSVKKASRVMDLKGQMIYIVESSAILFLGSPCVDRLEDFTGRGLYLSDIPIHNALRDVVLIGEQARAQDGLKKRMGKLKATLEQAHQALEEEKKKTVDLLCSIFPCEVAQQLWQGQVVQAKKFSNVTMLFSDIVGFTAICSQCSPLQVITMLNALYTRFDQQCGELDVYKVETIGDAYCVAGGLHRESDTHAVQIALMALKMMELSDEVMSPHGEPIKMRIGLHSGSVFAGVVGVKMPRYCLFGNNVTLANKFESCSVPRKINVSPTTYRLLKDCPGFVFTPRSREELPPNFPSEIPGICHFLDSYQQGTNSKPWFQKRDVEDGNANFLGKASGID